A genomic stretch from Halichoerus grypus chromosome 5, mHalGry1.hap1.1, whole genome shotgun sequence includes:
- the LOC118523693 gene encoding olfactory receptor 2A12-like has protein sequence MQEPNQSSVTEFILLGFSFNSRTTPLLFSAFLMTYLLIILGNSLITILICLNSHLHTPMYFFIGILSMLDLGYTTTTVPQMLVHLASQKKTISFASCVAQMYIFLVLGITESWLFAMMSIDRYVAICHPLRYKVIMSPWLCGVMVTFCGLWGVISALTYTVFAMRLPYCGPNKINHFFCEVPAVLKLACADTSVNDWVDFILGFSVILVPLSLILVIYVNIFIAISRIRSAQGRLKAFSTCASHITVVTVFCVPAMVMYMKPSSEASPEDDKKLALFYNVISAFLNPIIYSLRNKDVKRAFLKAAGWGKAPE, from the coding sequence ATGCAAGAGCCTAACCAGTCCTCTGTGACTGAATTCATCCTTCTGGGCTTTTCCTTTAACTCCAGGACAACTCCTCTGCTCTTCTCAGCCTTCCTGATGACCTACCTGTTGATTATTCTGGGCAACAGCTTAATCACCATCCTCATCTGCCTGAACTCACACCTCCACACACCCATGTACTTCTTTATTGGCATCCTTTCCATGTTGGATCTGGGCTATACCACAACAACTGTGCCCCAGATGTTGGTACATCTAGCCAGCCAGAAGAAGACCATCTCTTTTGCCAGCTGTGTGGCCCAAATGTACATTTTCTTGGTGCTAGGCATCACCGAGTCATGGCTCTTCGCCATGATGTCTATAGACAGGTATGTGGCCATCTGCCACCCACTCAGGTACAAGGTCATCATGAGCCCATGGCTATGTGGGGTAATGGTCACTTTCTGTGGACTCTGGGGTGTCATCTCTGCTCTTACCTACACTGTCTTTGCCATGCGTCTGCCATACTGTGGCCCCAACAAGATCAACCACTTCTTCTGTGAAGTCCCTGCAGTCTTAAAGCTGGCTTGTGCAGACACCTCAGTCAATGACTGGGTAGACTTCATTCTTGGCTTTAGTGTCATCCTGGTCCCACTCTCCCTTATCCTTGTCATTTATGTCAACATCTTCATTGCCATCTCGAGGATCCGTTCAGCCCAGGGGCGACTGAAGGCCTTCTCCACCTGTGCCTCCCATATCACTGTGGTCACCGTGTTCTGTGTGCCAGCCATGGTCATGTATATGAAGCCTAGCTCTGAAGCCTCCCCAGAGGATGACAAAAAGTTGGCCCTGTTCTATAATGTCATCTCTGCTTTCCTCAACCCCATCATCTACAGCCTGCGGAACAAGGACGTGAAGAGGGCTTTCCTCAAGGCGGCAGGCTGGGGCAAGGCCCCAGAATGA
- the LOC118523694 gene encoding LOW QUALITY PROTEIN: olfactory receptor 2A12-like (The sequence of the model RefSeq protein was modified relative to this genomic sequence to represent the inferred CDS: inserted 2 bases in 1 codon): MWMAPGQNQSWVSELILLGFPSDPTSNRVLSIAFLLLYLSSVLGNALIITLICLDMQLLTPMYFFLCILSLLDMNCVTTTMPQMLVHLLPHSQTISFAGCWLQIYVFGALGLTECIFFVVMAYDQYVAICHPLRYTVILSWDLCTQLTAGTWACGFFFSLIHTFLTIRLPYCGPNVVNHYFCEGLSVQSLACMDINLIEMVDLVISVFMVVIPXILASYIRTGQIILKIKSTQGCCKAFSTGASHLTVVTLFYAPAAYIYMRPNSSYSPERDKQISLFYNVFTAFFNPVVYSLRNKDIKGAFLKVMGWGRVAW; the protein is encoded by the exons ATGTGGATGGCTCCAGGGCAGAACCAAAGCTGGGTTTCTGAATTAATTCTGCTTGGCTTCCCCAGTGACCCCACATCCAACAGAGTCCTCTCCAttgccttccttctcctttaCCTGAGCTCAGTCCTGGGCAATGCGCTCATCATCACCCTGATCTGCCTGGACATGCAGCTCCTCAcgcccatgtacttcttcctctgcatcctctccCTGCTAGATATGAACTGTGTCACCACCACCATGCCCCAGATGTTAGTGCATCTCCTCCCTCACTCTCAGACCATCTCCTTCGCTGGCTGTTGGCTGCAGATATATGTGTTTGGTGCCCTGGGCCTAACTGAGTGTATTTTCTTCGTAGTTATGGCTTATGACCAATATGTGGCCATCTGCCACCCACTGCGTTATACTGTCATCCTCAGCTGGGACCTCTGCACACAGCTGACAGCTGGGACCTGGGCCTGTGGTTTCTTCTTCTCTCTGATCCATACATTCCTCACCATAAGGCTGCCATACTGTGGGCCCAATGTGGTCAACCACTACTTCTGTGAAGGCCTCTCAGTACAAAGCTTGGCTTGCATGGATATCAACCTCATTGAGATGGTGGACCTGGTCATCAGTGTCTTCATGGTTGTTATCCC CATTCTGGCTTCCTACATCCGTACTGGCCAGATCATTCTCAAGATCAAGTCCACTCAGGGCTGCTGCAAGGCTTTCTCCACTGGTGCTTCCCACCTGACTGTGGTCACACTCTTCTATGCTCCAGCCGCGTACATCTACATGAGGCCCAACTCCAGCTATTCTCCTGAGCGGGACAAGCAGATCTCACTCTTTTATAATGTCTTCACTGCCTTCTTCAACCCTGTGGTCTACAGTCTGAGGAACAAGGACATCAAGGGGGCTTTTCTCAAAGTgatggggtggggtagggtggcCTGGTGA